The Silvanigrella paludirubra genome includes a window with the following:
- the recJ gene encoding single-stranded-DNA-specific exonuclease RecJ: protein MEIDNISFLNKGTSNFKNNYLCSTSRYVWKLKEIIAENSSQLNNYFNKKKNYLLDGKEPTEGSSLLALLPEPWNFKDIRKAAERIICAIQKSEKITIFGDYDVDGTTSCAMLSNFFAELGYPVDVYIPDRILEGYGLNVIGLKKLALNGTKVVITVDNGISAVQACEEGNNLGLDIIITDHHDIPPLLPNAFAILNPKQNDCLFPYRMLAGVGVAFYLMIAIRIIIREQGQICDINLKNYLDFVAIGTIADMAPLTGVNHILCKIGLEVLSQNIKDGKRIGIHELLKCAGWKENTKIDSVDIGFKIGPRLNAAGRLGNALRSVEILSTNDPDAAYSMAHHLHQENAERQTLEKLFTQEALDQVHSCSEIPDALVLHKEDWHPGVVGLVATRVLDKFYRPVLVFGTIDGKLKGSGRSTHSFNLFSVLNEVRDQFISFGGHYHAVGLTILPEKLDWLKEYLANKAKELILSKDKVPPLNIDGLLSLESLDLTLLSKLEELEPYGIENPRTKWLVGPVTVAHVKRMGKDISQNHAKVLFLEQGKESWLTAFGLADVFEGFLETGIEVQLVVEAKLSSWNGKLSKDIRVIDYAPVIFTT, encoded by the coding sequence ATGGAAATAGATAATATTTCCTTTCTTAATAAAGGCACAAGTAATTTTAAAAATAATTACTTGTGTTCTACAAGCCGTTACGTTTGGAAATTAAAAGAAATTATTGCTGAAAATTCAAGCCAATTAAACAATTATTTTAATAAAAAAAAGAATTATTTATTAGACGGAAAAGAGCCAACAGAAGGTTCATCACTGCTTGCATTATTACCAGAACCTTGGAATTTCAAAGACATTCGAAAAGCCGCAGAACGAATTATCTGTGCAATTCAAAAATCGGAAAAAATAACTATTTTTGGTGACTACGATGTAGATGGGACAACCTCTTGTGCTATGTTATCTAACTTTTTTGCCGAGTTAGGTTATCCTGTTGATGTTTATATTCCAGATCGTATTTTAGAAGGTTATGGTTTAAATGTAATCGGATTAAAAAAATTAGCATTAAATGGGACAAAAGTAGTTATTACTGTCGATAATGGAATATCTGCTGTCCAAGCTTGTGAAGAAGGTAACAATCTTGGATTAGATATTATTATAACAGATCATCATGATATTCCTCCTCTATTACCAAATGCATTTGCTATTTTGAATCCCAAACAAAATGATTGTTTGTTTCCTTATCGCATGCTTGCAGGTGTTGGAGTTGCTTTTTATTTAATGATAGCAATTCGTATTATAATAAGAGAACAAGGACAGATTTGCGATATTAATCTAAAAAATTATCTTGATTTTGTTGCTATTGGAACCATTGCTGATATGGCTCCTTTGACAGGTGTGAATCATATTTTATGTAAAATTGGTCTTGAAGTTTTAAGTCAAAATATCAAAGATGGAAAACGAATTGGTATTCATGAATTATTAAAATGCGCAGGATGGAAAGAAAACACTAAAATTGACTCCGTCGATATTGGTTTTAAAATTGGACCAAGATTAAATGCAGCTGGCAGGCTTGGCAATGCTTTACGAAGTGTAGAAATTTTATCAACAAATGATCCTGATGCGGCTTATTCAATGGCTCATCATTTGCACCAAGAAAATGCGGAAAGACAAACGTTAGAAAAATTATTTACCCAAGAGGCTCTTGATCAAGTCCATTCATGCAGCGAAATTCCTGATGCCTTGGTGCTTCATAAAGAAGACTGGCATCCTGGTGTTGTTGGATTGGTTGCGACTCGAGTTTTAGATAAATTTTATCGTCCTGTTCTTGTTTTTGGAACGATTGATGGAAAATTAAAAGGAAGTGGACGTTCAACCCACTCCTTCAATTTATTTTCTGTTTTAAATGAAGTTCGTGATCAATTTATTTCGTTTGGTGGACATTATCATGCTGTTGGTCTCACTATTCTTCCTGAAAAATTAGATTGGCTAAAAGAATATCTTGCAAATAAAGCTAAAGAGCTTATTTTAAGTAAAGATAAGGTGCCACCATTAAATATTGATGGCCTTTTGTCGTTAGAGTCTTTAGATTTAACATTATTATCAAAGCTTGAAGAGTTAGAACCTTATGGTATTGAAAACCCGCGTACAAAATGGCTAGTAGGTCCTGTGACGGTTGCTCATGTAAAGAGAATGGGAAAAGATATTTCTCAAAATCACGCAAAAGTGTTATTTTTAGAGCAAGGAAAAGAGTCTTGGCTAACTGCTTTTGGATTAGCCGATGTCTTTGAAGGTTTTTTAGAAACAGGAATAGAAGTTCAGCTTGTGGTAGAAGCAAAATTAAGTAGCTGGAATGGTAAATTATCGAAGGATATTCGTGTGATCGACTATGCTCCTGTAATCTTCACAACTTGA